From the genome of Methanocalculus alkaliphilus:
AACGGCAACAAGCGGACCCTCTGGGTGGATGTGAAGACGAACGAGAACGCACAGGTCCAGCGTGATATCGCCCTGAAGTTCAACAAGTTCTACACCGTCAACCAGAACAACTACGAGGTGGCCGCACACCACTATGTGCCAAACCCGTACGTTATTGAGATTGATGCAACGATCTGAGGTGAGTGAAAAATGGTACTAACCGGCGATGATATGACAGATGCCTGGGATATCGTCTCAAAGATGGAGATGGAAGGGAATCTCTCTCCTCCATCGATTCAGGATCGGGTCTCAGCACCCCCTGAGGGCCATACCGATCCCGTCAAAAGGATGATCTTGATGCAGGAGATCCTCGTTGAGATGGGTGTGACCGGATAAAAAAGAGTGTTATCCTGTTTTGAACTTCCGGTTCGCCTCAAGCGTCTCCTCGGCAAACCGGGAGACACGGGTGCACATCTGGTTGACCTCATCAACGCTCGCTGAGACCTCTTCGGTGGCAGCGGCGGTATCTCCCGCCTCATGTCCGGTCTTCTCCATCAGGTCGGTCATCTCATGAATGCTCGCGGTGATCTCTTCTACCGTCGCCGCCTGCTCCTCTGCGGCACTGGCGACCTCCTCGATGTTTCGTGAGATGCTCTCGACTGAGCTGACGATATCATTGAAGGCGGCAATCGTCTGCTGCATCTGATCAGATCCGTCTTTGACGACGAGTGTGGCGTTCTTCATCGCCGATGTTGCCCGTTCTGCACCGGTTCTGAGGTTTCCGATCATCTCGTTGATATCCTCTGCGGAGTTCCGTGACTCCTGGGCAAGCGCCTTGACCTCGGAGGCAACGACGGCAAAGCCCCGCCCCGCATCTCCGGCACGTGCCGCCTCGATTGCGGCGTTTAGGGCGAGAAGGTTTGTCTGATGGGCAAGGTCCGAGATGACCCCGACGATCTTTCCGATCTGGGTCATCTGGGTATTGATGTCTTTTATGATCAGATCGATCTCGGCGGTGGCGGTATTGATCTCACTCATGCCCGCCTCGGCACGGGCGGCAATTTTTGCTCCGTCCTTGGATTTCTCATCGGCGTTTCGGGAGATGGAGGCAACCGACTCGGCACTTGAGGTCACCTCCTCGACGGCAGCAGAGAGATCCTCCATCGCCCGGAGGACCTGCTGTGCAGAATGGGTGGCTTTTTCGATGTTCCCGCTGACCCGCCCGGTGCTGGCTGCGATTTGCTGGGTTCCGTTTGCCACCTCATCGAGGCTTGCATCTGCCTCATTTGCCGCGCCGGCAAGCTCTTCCATCAGCCGTATTGACTGCTGAACCAGGGTGGAGACGTTTGCCGAGACTCTGTTTAACGACTCCTTGATGGCGACAAAGTCTCCCCTGACATTCAACTGCGGGTTCACGGTCACCGAGAAGTCGCCGTCCGCAAATGCACCGGTGACCCGTGTCACCTCCTTCACCAGACCGTTGAAGGCACGTCCCATCCGGTCGAGTGAGGCCTTGAAGTCTGCCCAGTCTCCTTCTGCCCGGATAGATGTATCGAAGGTTGCGCTGAAGTCTGCTACCGCATATGACCCGCAGATCCGCATCGCCTCATTGACCCGGATGGTGACGGCATCAAGGATATCGTTCATCCCCTCGATGATCTCCCTGAACTCCCCAGTATGTCCGGATGGATCTGCCCGGGTGGAGAGCTTCCCCCCGATGACCGCATCGATGATCATATCGGTATCTGTTTTGAGATATTTCAGTGATCTCTGAATTTCGATGAGGCCCCTGTCGATCTGGGAGAAGACCTCTGCTGCCTTATCTGAATCCTGGTCACCCTTTGTCGGGGTAAGGTTGAAGTCTGTCCTTCCTTCGGCGATCTTTTTGAGATTCTCTGCGGTTCTGGTGAACTCAGCTCCAAGAAATGCTCCCTGCTTCTTCTCACGGCTGATATCGTCGGTGATATCACGGCTGCTCCCTCGTACACCCTGTGAGTGGCCGTGCTGATCTTTTACAATTGTACAAAAGAGCCCGATCCATCGTTCAGTCCCCTTTTTATGCCTGATACGGAAGGTGACATATTTTGCATCCCGGTCACGGACTGCAAGGGCCTTCTGCACCTTCTCAAGATCCTTTGGGTGGATGATCCGTCTGAAGAGGCCGGCATCCCTCTGGAAGTCGGCAGGGGGATAGCCGGAAATTCGTTCAGAAGAGGGAGAGACATAGGTAAATGTCCCATCTGATCCAAGTAGAAACTCCCAGTCCTGGGTGGCATCGAGGATCAGTTTATAGAGTGTCGTATCATCAGGTGGTGTCATGAAGTCTTCTCCGGTGGTGCCTCTCTTCCGGAGGTCCCATCGGTTATCAATAGATGA
Proteins encoded in this window:
- a CDS encoding methyl-accepting chemotaxis protein, yielding MTPPDDTTLYKLILDATQDWEFLLGSDGTFTYVSPSSERISGYPPADFQRDAGLFRRIIHPKDLEKVQKALAVRDRDAKYVTFRIRHKKGTERWIGLFCTIVKDQHGHSQGVRGSSRDITDDISREKKQGAFLGAEFTRTAENLKKIAEGRTDFNLTPTKGDQDSDKAAEVFSQIDRGLIEIQRSLKYLKTDTDMIIDAVIGGKLSTRADPSGHTGEFREIIEGMNDILDAVTIRVNEAMRICGSYAVADFSATFDTSIRAEGDWADFKASLDRMGRAFNGLVKEVTRVTGAFADGDFSVTVNPQLNVRGDFVAIKESLNRVSANVSTLVQQSIRLMEELAGAANEADASLDEVANGTQQIAASTGRVSGNIEKATHSAQQVLRAMEDLSAAVEEVTSSAESVASISRNADEKSKDGAKIAARAEAGMSEINTATAEIDLIIKDINTQMTQIGKIVGVISDLAHQTNLLALNAAIEAARAGDAGRGFAVVASEVKALAQESRNSAEDINEMIGNLRTGAERATSAMKNATLVVKDGSDQMQQTIAAFNDIVSSVESISRNIEEVASAAEEQAATVEEITASIHEMTDLMEKTGHEAGDTAAATEEVSASVDEVNQMCTRVSRFAEETLEANRKFKTG